A region of Candidatus Hydrogenedentota bacterium DNA encodes the following proteins:
- a CDS encoding chalcone isomerase family protein — translation MMLFLCTLLVSGAAAVVLEPHTGVEFERRLEREGVALALTGVDRRRALGMDAYAIAHYVDERALPADAGLSPEDRLERHIDTAAHKLIVFHGVYRRVPPHGIRLSWKKHFKDLGLEPRKDFIEAFDRPFSRGERLYFEADPEGRLTVRHGDELLGSWEDPELTRALWAMCLGPVSEVVARENLVAREDATRDIAQNAPKALRSETEERATP, via the coding sequence ATGATGCTTTTTCTCTGCACCCTGCTCGTTTCCGGCGCGGCCGCGGTCGTCCTGGAGCCCCATACCGGCGTGGAATTTGAACGGCGCCTGGAGCGGGAGGGCGTCGCGCTGGCCCTCACGGGCGTGGACCGGCGCCGCGCGCTTGGCATGGACGCGTACGCGATCGCGCACTACGTCGACGAGCGCGCGCTACCGGCCGACGCCGGCCTTTCCCCGGAAGATCGCTTGGAACGCCATATCGACACCGCCGCGCACAAACTTATCGTGTTTCACGGGGTCTACCGACGCGTCCCCCCGCACGGGATCCGGCTCTCCTGGAAGAAGCACTTCAAGGACCTCGGCCTGGAGCCGCGCAAGGACTTCATCGAAGCCTTTGACCGCCCCTTCTCCCGGGGCGAACGCCTGTACTTTGAAGCCGACCCCGAAGGCCGACTGACCGTGCGCCACGGTGATGAGCTTCTCGGTTCCTGGGAAGACCCCGAACTGACCCGGGCGCTCTGGGCCATGTGCCTCGGGCCGGTATCCGAAGTCGTCGCGCGGGAGAACCTGGTTGCGCGGGAAGACGCCACGCGCGATATAGCCCAAAACGCCCCCAAAGCGTTGAGGTCCGAAACCGAGGAGCGCGCAACCCCATGA
- a CDS encoding class I SAM-dependent methyltransferase: protein MRIQTMSLPIRLAELGWLPDAAIRFGIRRLLGRRLTECRAAGESPGAPEHRPIAVATEAANQQHYEVDPEFFEIVLGARRKYSCCWYDTPEATLDSAEEAMLRLTCERAGLADGMDILELGCGWGSLTLWMAEHYPNSRITAVSNSAPQRKTIEALAAARGLGNVTVKTADINQYRPDDLYDRIVSVEMFEHVRNHVLLLDRIARWLKPGGRLFVHIFCHDTYAYDYEDRGDSDWMARHFFSGGMMPSFRYFESLPVPFSVEESWAVNGEHYARTCRDWLHNLDAHRDAVEAVLRKTLSPAEARVQAQRWRIFFMACEELFAYRGGREWYVGHYLMAPAVADCEAHPVLEVEAVR, encoded by the coding sequence ATGAGGATACAAACCATGTCACTTCCCATTCGACTCGCCGAACTCGGCTGGCTGCCGGACGCCGCAATCCGCTTCGGCATCCGCCGGCTGCTGGGGCGGCGCCTGACTGAGTGCCGCGCCGCGGGCGAAAGCCCCGGAGCGCCCGAGCACCGACCGATCGCAGTCGCGACGGAAGCGGCCAACCAGCAGCACTACGAGGTCGACCCCGAGTTCTTCGAGATCGTGCTCGGCGCCCGCCGCAAGTACAGCTGTTGCTGGTACGACACGCCGGAAGCCACACTCGACAGCGCGGAGGAAGCCATGCTCCGCCTGACCTGCGAGCGCGCGGGGCTGGCCGATGGCATGGATATCCTGGAGCTCGGCTGTGGTTGGGGCTCGCTTACGCTCTGGATGGCCGAGCACTACCCCAACAGCCGGATCACGGCGGTTTCGAACTCCGCACCGCAGCGAAAGACAATCGAGGCGCTGGCAGCGGCTCGCGGGCTTGGAAACGTCACGGTGAAGACCGCCGACATCAACCAGTATCGTCCCGACGACCTCTACGACCGGATTGTGTCGGTGGAAATGTTCGAGCACGTGCGCAACCATGTGCTGCTCCTGGATCGCATCGCGCGGTGGCTCAAGCCCGGCGGACGCCTTTTTGTGCACATCTTCTGCCACGACACGTATGCCTACGATTACGAGGATCGTGGCGACAGCGACTGGATGGCGCGGCACTTCTTCAGCGGCGGCATGATGCCCTCATTCCGATATTTCGAGTCCCTTCCGGTTCCCTTCTCCGTGGAAGAAAGCTGGGCCGTGAACGGAGAACACTACGCCCGCACCTGCCGCGACTGGCTCCACAATCTGGACGCGCACCGGGACGCCGTGGAGGCCGTTCTGCGAAAGACCCTCTCTCCCGCCGAAGCGCGGGTTCAGGCCCAGCGCTGGCGCATCTTCTTCATGGCCTGCGAGGAACTCTTCGCGTACCGGGGCGGCAGGGAATGGTACGTGGGCCACTACCTCATGGCGCCGGCGGTGGCCGACTGCGAGGCGCATCCTGTCCTGGAAGTGGAGGCCGTGCGATGA
- a CDS encoding class I SAM-dependent methyltransferase, translating into MKYSAFDTAPLEAMASETAKCDSLCRRIVLRRLSGLEEGVLVLTDPRETHTFGRFSESFPISASVRVYHPRFYSRIAMGGSIGAAESYMDGDWATDDLAGLCRILARNAATFEAMDKRMSALQAPLLKLYHAFNKNSRSGSRRNIAAHYDLGNDFFQTFLDETMAYSSGYFESDADSLAQASINKFDRLCQKLRLQENDHLLEIGSGWGGFACHAARKYGCRVTTVTISREQLAKTQERIREEGLEGRVTAKFCDYRDVRGAYSKIASIEMIEAVGHQYYPTFFKQCMRLLQKDGLLGLQAITIRDQQYNFARRNVDFIKRYIFPGGCLPSHTTLCNVATKHSDLALIKLDDMTPHYAKTLAKWRERFLANESHIAGLGYSESFRRMWNFYLCYCQAGFEEHLTGVSQLVFARPGYRAPL; encoded by the coding sequence ATGAAATACTCGGCCTTTGACACCGCCCCCCTCGAAGCGATGGCCTCCGAGACCGCGAAATGCGACTCCCTGTGCCGGCGTATCGTGTTGCGGCGCCTTTCCGGACTGGAAGAGGGCGTCCTGGTGCTGACCGATCCGAGGGAGACCCACACCTTTGGCCGGTTCAGCGAGAGCTTTCCAATTTCGGCGAGCGTGCGCGTCTACCATCCGCGCTTCTACTCCCGCATCGCCATGGGCGGCTCCATCGGCGCGGCGGAGTCCTACATGGATGGCGACTGGGCCACGGACGACCTGGCCGGCCTGTGCCGCATTCTGGCGCGCAACGCCGCCACCTTCGAGGCCATGGACAAGCGGATGAGCGCGTTGCAGGCCCCGCTGCTCAAGCTGTACCACGCCTTCAACAAGAACAGCCGGAGCGGCAGCCGGCGGAATATCGCCGCGCACTACGATCTCGGCAATGATTTCTTCCAGACCTTCCTGGACGAGACGATGGCCTATTCCAGCGGCTATTTCGAGAGCGACGCCGATTCCCTGGCGCAGGCAAGCATCAACAAGTTCGACCGGCTCTGCCAGAAACTGCGCCTGCAAGAAAATGACCATCTGCTGGAGATCGGCAGCGGCTGGGGCGGATTCGCCTGCCACGCGGCCCGAAAGTACGGCTGCCGGGTCACGACGGTAACCATCAGCCGGGAGCAGCTCGCAAAGACTCAGGAGCGCATCCGCGAAGAGGGGCTCGAAGGCCGGGTCACCGCAAAATTCTGCGACTACCGCGATGTACGCGGCGCCTACAGCAAAATCGCTTCGATAGAGATGATCGAGGCGGTGGGTCACCAATACTACCCGACCTTCTTCAAGCAGTGCATGCGCCTCCTTCAGAAAGACGGCCTGCTCGGCCTCCAAGCGATTACGATCCGCGACCAGCAGTACAATTTCGCCCGCCGGAATGTAGACTTCATCAAACGTTACATATTCCCGGGCGGGTGCCTGCCCTCGCACACCACGCTGTGCAACGTCGCCACGAAACACTCCGACCTGGCGCTGATCAAACTCGATGACATGACCCCGCACTACGCAAAAACGCTTGCCAAGTGGCGCGAACGCTTCCTGGCGAATGAGTCCCACATCGCCGGTCTCGGCTACTCCGAGTCCTTCCGGCGCATGTGGAACTTCTACCTGTGCTACTGCCAGGCGGGCTTTGAAGAACACCTCACCGGCGTCTCCCAGCTCGTGTTCGCGCGCCCGGGCTACCGCGCGCCGCTATAA
- a CDS encoding DUF1365 domain-containing protein, with protein sequence MNAALYTGTVWHARYTPVSHAFHYRLFMVWLDLDRLDEAFRHRLAWSHRFPTIAWLRRKDHFGDPARPLADCVRDTVQQMTGERPGGPIALLTHLRYFGFYMNPISLYYCYDAAGERVEHVLAEVHNTPWNERHVYLWPGEVCRDANSAYRCAKAFHVSPFMPMNQAYRCKLNEPGGALEVELQNEQDGAAVFGAGMFLERRSWGTPRLAGALLAYPLMTLRVFVAIYAQAVRLWWKGVPFQPHPKQEKPLENGNRL encoded by the coding sequence ATGAACGCCGCCCTGTACACCGGAACCGTCTGGCACGCGCGATACACGCCCGTTTCCCACGCCTTCCATTACCGCCTGTTCATGGTCTGGCTGGACCTGGACCGTCTCGACGAGGCCTTCCGCCATCGCCTTGCCTGGTCGCACCGCTTCCCCACCATCGCGTGGCTCCGGCGCAAGGACCACTTTGGCGATCCCGCTCGCCCGCTGGCCGACTGCGTGCGCGATACGGTGCAGCAGATGACCGGCGAGCGCCCGGGAGGCCCAATCGCTCTGCTGACGCACCTGCGCTATTTCGGCTTCTACATGAACCCGATTTCGCTGTACTACTGCTACGACGCGGCGGGCGAACGGGTCGAACACGTGCTCGCGGAGGTGCACAACACCCCCTGGAACGAGCGCCACGTGTACCTCTGGCCCGGCGAAGTGTGCCGCGACGCCAACAGCGCCTACCGCTGCGCCAAGGCCTTCCATGTGTCCCCGTTCATGCCGATGAACCAGGCCTACCGCTGCAAGCTCAACGAACCCGGCGGCGCGCTCGAGGTGGAGCTGCAGAATGAGCAGGACGGCGCGGCCGTGTTCGGGGCGGGCATGTTTCTCGAACGCCGCTCCTGGGGAACGCCCCGGCTGGCCGGAGCGCTGCTGGCCTATCCGCTCATGACCTTGCGTGTATTCGTCGCCATCTACGCCCAGGCCGTGCGCCTGTGGTGGAAAGGCGTACCTTTTCAACCGCACCCGAAACAAGAGAAACCACTGGAAAACGGAAACCGCTTATGA
- a CDS encoding FAD-dependent oxidoreductase — protein sequence MRIAIVGGGISGLVAAYQLQKLGEVSVFEANDYMGGHTHTVDVPEGARTHAVDTGFIVYNDWTYPNFIRLLDKLNVATQPSDMSFALSDPATGFAYAAPRLSGLFAYRRNALSPSFYRMLWDIARFSKHGPRFLEQCEDGRALSAFFEDGRYSRTFLDRYLVPMISAIWSAGCGDVADLPARYFLHFFKNHGLMNLLDRPQWRVITGGSRNYIAPLIAGFRDRVYTNSPVRNVTRNEDHVALSLPDGEKQRFDHVVLALHSDQALRVLSDPSDAERDILGAIPYQPNDVVLHTDTAVLPGRRNAWASWNYRMEPGTGHRAHLTYHMNRLQSLDAQSDYLVSLNQTDAIAESARLGRFSYSHPAYSAAAVAAQQRHAEISGVNRTHYCGAYWGYGFHEDGVKSALQACAWFGRGELQ from the coding sequence ATGCGGATTGCCATTGTCGGCGGCGGAATTTCAGGGCTTGTTGCGGCGTACCAGCTGCAGAAGCTGGGGGAGGTCTCGGTATTTGAGGCGAACGACTATATGGGCGGCCACACACACACGGTGGACGTCCCGGAGGGCGCGCGCACCCATGCCGTCGACACGGGCTTCATTGTCTATAACGACTGGACCTATCCGAACTTCATCCGGCTGCTGGACAAGCTCAATGTCGCCACACAACCGAGCGACATGTCCTTCGCGCTTTCCGACCCGGCAACCGGATTCGCCTATGCCGCACCCCGGCTGAGCGGATTGTTCGCCTACCGCAGGAACGCGCTGAGCCCATCGTTCTACCGCATGCTCTGGGATATCGCTCGTTTCAGTAAGCACGGCCCCCGCTTCCTTGAACAATGCGAGGATGGGCGCGCGCTCTCGGCGTTTTTTGAGGACGGGCGCTACTCCCGGACCTTTCTGGACCGCTACCTGGTCCCGATGATCTCCGCCATCTGGTCCGCGGGCTGCGGCGATGTGGCGGATCTCCCGGCGCGCTACTTCCTGCATTTCTTCAAGAACCACGGCCTCATGAACCTCCTCGACCGCCCGCAGTGGCGGGTGATCACGGGCGGCTCGCGCAACTACATCGCACCGCTGATCGCCGGCTTCCGGGATCGCGTCTACACGAATTCGCCGGTGCGCAATGTAACGCGGAACGAAGACCACGTCGCGCTCTCCCTGCCGGATGGGGAAAAACAGCGCTTCGATCACGTGGTGCTGGCGCTCCACAGCGATCAGGCGCTGCGGGTACTGAGCGACCCCAGCGATGCGGAGCGCGATATTCTCGGGGCCATCCCCTACCAGCCCAACGATGTCGTCCTGCATACGGACACCGCCGTGCTCCCGGGCCGGCGCAACGCCTGGGCCAGCTGGAACTACCGCATGGAGCCGGGAACCGGCCACCGCGCGCACCTCACCTACCACATGAACCGCCTCCAGTCACTGGACGCGCAGTCCGACTATCTGGTGTCGCTGAATCAGACCGACGCCATCGCGGAATCCGCGCGTCTGGGCCGTTTCTCCTACAGCCACCCGGCGTACAGCGCGGCGGCGGTCGCGGCGCAGCAACGCCACGCGGAGATCAGCGGCGTCAACCGCACGCACTACTGCGGGGCCTACTGGGGCTACGGCTTCCACGAGGACGGCGTCAAGAGCGCGCTGCAGGCCTGCGCCTGGTTCGGAAGGGGAGAACTGCAATGA
- a CDS encoding CIA30 family protein yields the protein MHWTLLLLGLVTSGEAKPLETPVFEQPSERDRVLFQFEDDARAWRIIDDGVMGGVSRGNWGVEEGRGVFWGTLSLDNNGGFSSVRSAPLAESPSGATGFRLRVKGDGRTYQFRVRTDPNFDGIAYRAEFTTRAGEWQQIALPLEAFQAVFRGRVLRDQPPLTGADAVTVGFLLADKQPGAFRLEVDRIEAIYPKSGD from the coding sequence ATGCATTGGACTCTGTTACTTCTCGGATTGGTGACAAGCGGCGAAGCAAAGCCCCTGGAGACACCCGTGTTCGAACAACCCAGCGAGCGAGACCGCGTATTGTTCCAGTTTGAAGATGACGCACGGGCGTGGCGCATTATTGACGACGGTGTGATGGGTGGCGTGTCCCGGGGAAACTGGGGCGTGGAGGAAGGCCGGGGCGTATTTTGGGGAACGCTGTCGCTGGATAATAACGGTGGCTTTTCGTCGGTCCGGTCCGCGCCGCTGGCGGAGTCGCCATCTGGCGCGACGGGATTCCGGCTGCGGGTGAAGGGGGACGGGCGCACGTACCAGTTTCGGGTCCGGACGGACCCCAATTTCGACGGGATCGCGTACCGCGCCGAATTCACGACCCGGGCGGGCGAATGGCAGCAGATTGCGTTGCCGCTGGAAGCGTTTCAGGCGGTGTTTCGCGGCCGGGTGCTGCGTGATCAGCCGCCGCTTACCGGCGCGGATGCGGTTACGGTTGGTTTTCTGCTGGCGGACAAGCAGCCGGGCGCTTTCCGGCTGGAAGTGGACAGGATCGAGGCCATCTACCCGAAATCAGGCGATTAG